In a genomic window of Methanosarcina horonobensis HB-1 = JCM 15518:
- a CDS encoding putative quinol monooxygenase, giving the protein MTIRVVAKNQVKPEKVQEFMGLCKNLVEETLKEEGCIEYGVYQELENPEALTMLEEWKDESSLDEHLKSNHFREIFPLLSECLEKETEISICRKKL; this is encoded by the coding sequence TTGACAATAAGAGTCGTTGCAAAAAACCAGGTCAAACCTGAAAAAGTTCAGGAATTTATGGGTTTGTGCAAAAACCTTGTTGAAGAGACATTAAAAGAAGAAGGCTGCATAGAATATGGGGTATATCAGGAACTGGAGAATCCGGAGGCCCTGACAATGTTAGAAGAGTGGAAAGATGAAAGCAGCCTGGATGAACACTTAAAATCCAATCATTTTAGAGAGATATTCCCTTTGCTTTCAGAGTGCCTTGAAAAAGAAACTGAAATAAGCATATGCAGAAAAAAGCTGTGA
- a CDS encoding flavin reductase family protein → MAEKIKIDNNVFVYPMPVTLLGANLKGKANFMALGWVSRVNANPPMLGVGVHKSHYTPEGIMENRSFSVNFPHSEMVKKTDYCGLVSGEKVDKSGLFEVFYGELETAPMIKECTLNLECRLIETLEFPTNFFFVGEIVAAYSEEQYLTQGKPDIKKMESLLLTMPDNSYWTVGDYGREAWKTGKNLIGKKEIEKN, encoded by the coding sequence ATGGCAGAGAAAATCAAGATAGATAACAATGTATTCGTCTACCCAATGCCTGTGACCCTCCTCGGGGCAAACTTGAAAGGAAAAGCCAATTTCATGGCTCTGGGCTGGGTCAGTCGTGTAAATGCAAACCCGCCAATGCTTGGAGTGGGAGTTCACAAATCCCATTATACACCAGAGGGTATTATGGAGAACAGAAGTTTCAGCGTGAATTTCCCTCACTCCGAAATGGTGAAAAAAACTGACTACTGCGGGCTTGTTTCCGGGGAAAAGGTTGACAAATCAGGTCTGTTCGAAGTATTCTACGGAGAGCTCGAAACCGCTCCCATGATCAAAGAATGTACACTGAACCTCGAGTGCAGGCTTATTGAAACTCTGGAGTTTCCGACAAACTTCTTTTTTGTGGGAGAAATCGTTGCTGCTTATTCGGAAGAGCAGTACCTGACACAGGGAAAGCCCGATATTAAAAAGATGGAGTCACTGCTCCTTACCATGCCTGATAACAGCTACTGGACCGTGGGAGATTATGGGAGAGAAGCCTGGAAAACAGGTAAAAACCTGATTGGCAAAAAAGAAATTGAAAAGAATTAA
- a CDS encoding flavodoxin family protein, translating into MKVVAFNGSPRKEGNTASLIKHVLSELEKEGIETEVVQIGGKSVHGCIACAKCFEKLDRKCVIDKDIVNECIEKMLEADGIILASPTYFADLTPELKALIDRAGFVAKANNEMFRYKVGAAVVAVRRAGSVHVFDSINHFFTISQMIIPGSSYWNIGIGLAEGDVEKDEEGIRTMQALGQNMAWLLKKLHQ; encoded by the coding sequence ATGAAAGTCGTAGCATTTAACGGAAGCCCTCGGAAGGAAGGCAATACAGCTTCTCTAATTAAGCATGTCCTTTCCGAACTTGAAAAAGAAGGAATAGAAACCGAAGTCGTGCAGATAGGGGGAAAAAGTGTACACGGCTGTATTGCCTGTGCAAAATGTTTTGAAAAATTGGACCGAAAATGTGTAATTGACAAAGACATTGTCAATGAGTGCATTGAAAAAATGCTTGAAGCCGATGGCATAATCCTTGCCTCACCTACATATTTTGCAGACCTGACTCCCGAGCTCAAAGCCCTTATAGACAGGGCAGGCTTTGTTGCAAAGGCGAATAACGAAATGTTCAGGTACAAAGTGGGAGCAGCTGTTGTTGCGGTAAGGAGAGCCGGATCGGTCCATGTCTTTGATTCCATCAACCATTTCTTCACGATTTCCCAGATGATAATTCCAGGATCCAGTTACTGGAACATAGGGATAGGGCTTGCCGAAGGGGATGTCGAAAAAGATGAAGAAGGCATCCGGACCATGCAGGCTCTGGGCCAGAACATGGCCTGGCTTTTGAAGAAACTTCATCAGTAA